CCCCAACGTCGTCTGCTTCAGTTCGCTCAGGTAGGTCACGCCGTCCTCGTGCTCGATCTGCTCGATGCGCACGGGCAGGTAGCCGAGTGAGGGTGCGCACCAGAGGTAGGTGGTGCGTTTGAAGTTCTTACGTACCCGCTGGATCTTGATGGTCTGGAATTCGCCGGCCGGGACCTGGATGGTCTCCTCGCCGACCACCGTGAAGTGGTATTCCTTGAGCTTGCCGCCATCGGCGATGAAGTAGGTGGTCTGGCGTTTACCGGCCGTCAGATCCATCATCGCGGCGACCTGCACCACCAGCTTGTCCAGGGCACCTTCCGGGATTTCCATCTCCCAGGTATGGCCCTCGACGGTGTTGGAGACCTCTCTTGCCTGCCAATCGAACTTGAGATAGGCATGCCGGCCCTTCTTGCTGCCGGTGTGGTCGAAGCGGTATTCCAGCGGCCGGATGCGACCCTTGTGCAGCGTGAACAGGCTGGATTCCTGCACCTGGTCCGAACGGAACAGCTTTGCCAGTCCGGTGGGACGGGTGTGGGAGTGATATTCGTAGCGCCCGTCCGACTGGGCGTTGAGCGCGACCTGCGCCTCGCCGATGACGAAGCGGTTCAGACTGAGTTCGTAGACCGCCACGAAATCCTCGGGTACGGCCGTCTGTGCCACCAGGCTCACAAGACCCAGCAGTACTGCGGCGAGCATGCGTGTGATCGGTGTCATTCGTCAGACCTCCGCCGTGACCGTGTCCAGGCGCTGCGGCTCCAGCAGCGGCCGCCCGTCCAGCCAGGCGGCACCGTCACGGTACCGCAGGCGACCACTGGCGAACCAGTCGATCACCGCCGGATAGAGACGGTGTTCCTGTTGCAGGACCCGCAGGGCGAGGTCAGCCTCCGTGTCCCCGGCCTGTACCGGCACGGGGATCTGCGCGATGACCGGCCCGCCGTCCAGCTCCTCGGTGACGAAGTGCACGCTGGCGCCGTGCTCGGCGAGGCCCGCCTCGAGCGCGCGCCGGTGGGTGTGCAGGCCGCGCAA
This window of the Gammaproteobacteria bacterium genome carries:
- a CDS encoding DUF3108 domain-containing protein; the protein is MTPITRMLAAVLLGLVSLVAQTAVPEDFVAVYELSLNRFVIGEAQVALNAQSDGRYEYHSHTRPTGLAKLFRSDQVQESSLFTLHKGRIRPLEYRFDHTGSKKGRHAYLKFDWQAREVSNTVEGHTWEMEIPEGALDKLVVQVAAMMDLTAGKRQTTYFIADGGKLKEYHFTVVGEETIQVPAGEFQTIKIQRVRKNFKRTTYLWCAPSLGYLPVRIEQIEHEDGVTYLSELKQTTLG